The Plasmodium knowlesi strain H genome assembly, chromosome: 5 genome has a window encoding:
- a CDS encoding cdc2-related protein kinase 1, putative, with protein sequence MEDRGPPKGGKYHHHDGRGDGKNRQDRHDHNRYDYNHRDHNHRDHNRRDHNRRDQGGNRHSYCGDEPQNGEDNPVETRYNSEMAKRNEQKRDQFEKSRYHYYNRRADENSYFGESQQVGKTSDKRKNPSDRTDHHSYSTGKRTREGANQEEEECVSTRNKNHVKSFKTEGEHNTHEKASSDEGGRGRERMNRGKSHERHLHQCKDSVDEKDERGDWDECESEEFGSDIEGSEEEQSDGEGSDRPPSDGEAIKEQGLLYGCRSVKNYRRLNKISEGTYGAVFRAQNKKTKKIVALKQLKDFSSMRHEGFAITSLREISILLQMYHENILSVKEVVIGKHLNDIYLVMEYVEHELKMLLDNKTPGFTISELKCLLKQLLSGVDYLHTNWVMHRDLKTTNLLYSNKGVLKICDFGMARKFGHINNHNITKNVVTLWYRAPELLLGERCYTNKIDIWSVGCIFAEMILKKPLFIGENEIDQILKILNLLGLPDREDYPEFYEYSFISKNKELFKKKKIKMNVNKIRSHFPNVANQFSGLYLSDTGLDLLQQLLHFNPKNRISAADALKHPYFKEFPKPLDIRDMPIIPDTNKVIRSKKIASQYKIVDQNNIRFHS encoded by the coding sequence ATGGAAGACAGGGGACCccccaaaggggggaaatatcaCCACCACGATGGTAGGggtgatggaaaaaatcGACAGGACCGCCACGATCATAACAGGTATGATTATAATCATCGTGATCATAATCATCGTGATCATAACCGTCGTGATCATAACCGTCGTGACCAGGGTGGCAACAGACACTCCTACTGCGGGGACGAACCTCAAAACGGTGAGGACAACCCAGTGGAAACGCGGTACAATAGCGAAATGGCCAAGCGCAATGAACAGAAAAGAGACCAGTTTGAAAAATCACGTTATCATTACTATAATAGGCGAGCTGAcgaaaatagctattttggTGAGTCACAGCAGGTTGGTAAGACAAGcgataaaaggaagaatcctTCGGACAGAACAGACCACCATAGTTATAGCACTGGTAAAAGGACAAGGGAAGGAGCCAatcaggaggaggaagaatgtGTAAGCACCAGGAACAAGAACCATGTGAAAAGTTTTAAAACTGAAGGAGAACACAACACACATGAAAAGGCTAGCAGTGAtgaagggggaagggggagaGAGAGAATGAATAGGGGGAAAAGCCATGAGAGGCATCTCCACCAATGTAAGGACAGCGTGGATGAGAAGGACGAACGAGGAGACTGGGACGAATGCGAAAGCGAGGAATTTGGGAGTGATATAGAAGGGAGTGAGGAAGAGCAAAGTGACGGGGAAGGAAGCGATAGACCCCCCAGTGACGGTGAGGCGATCAAAGAGCAGGGGTTGTTGTATGGATGTCGGAGCGTGAAAAACTACAGGCGATTGAACAAAATAAGCGAAGGGACATACGGAGCAGTATTCCGGGCACAGAATaaaaagacgaagaagataGTGGCGCTGAAACAGTTGAAGGACTTTTCAAGCATGCGTCACGAAGGATTTGCAATAACATCCCTTCGAGAAATAAGCATACTGCTCCAAATGTAccatgaaaatattttatcagTAAAGGAAGTAGTGATAGGCAAACACCTAAATGACATTTACCTAGTGATGGAATATGTAGAACATGAATTGAAAATGCTCTTGGACAACAAAACCCCTGGCTTCACCATCTCGGAACTGAAGTGTCTACTGAAGCAACTACTCAGCGGTGTTGATTATCTGCACACCAACTGGGTCATGCACAGAGATTTAAAAACGACTAATCTGTTGTATAGTAATAAAGGTGTCCTAAAAATTTGCGACTTTGGAATGGCCAGAAAATTTGGCCATATAAATAATCATAACATCACAAAGAATGTCGTAACGTTGTGGTATAGAGCCCCAGAACTGCTATTAGGAGAACGGTGCTatacaaataaaatagaCATATGGAGTGTTGGTTGCATTTTTGCTGAAATGATTCTCAAGAAGCCATTATTTATTGGGGAAAACGAAATTGATcagattttaaaaatattaaatttgtTAGGTCTCCCAGATAGGGAAGACTACCCCGAATTTTATGAATACTCTTTTATttcgaaaaataaagaactttttaaaaaaaaaaaaatcaaaatgaaCGTCAACAAAATACGCTCCCATTTTCCCAATGTTGCCAACCAGTTCTCAGGCCTATACTTATCAGACACTGGACTAGACTTACTACAACAGTTGTTACATTTTAATCCGAAAAATAGGATCTCCGCGGCCGACGCTCTAAAACATCCTTACTTTAAGGAATTTCCCAAACCCTTGGATATTCGCGATATGCCCATTATCCCAGACACCAATAAGGTCATTCGGTCCAAAAAGATTGCTAGCCAGTATAAGATCGTCGACCAGAATAATATACGCTTCcattcgtaa
- a CDS encoding protein SOC1, putative: protein MDNGLYWKLKSECLPLDVSKHLEENDLEGLLSYEGLIQEIKAENYEVVNFLSKEENLRKIIKYITEESEDKGNYDKAYKFPYKCHQIINAENKLITDSLVYNDKLMKLFWSFVLRKNQLNEVLSGYFSRCAITIYNKNTTEVVNFLKRKKELYLKGFLYHFYSRNITELFKVLLFVKMPYLCIFDNKDIIFFILSNLNGNFSNETFIICDREDNITCLIRDIFVRKSEIYYFNYFLIDLSSQLSFSYLIKCVFSECPYTISAAITIISDLLHYTVLGKSYNTIDFYECLDLYTKEQDQKNKQLKQMEECKYTRKKKKKRKSNKVIDEEAIYNSSKAHASCVNQVRESDEILMGGSCNVYDQYGINGPSVGMPAGFATTPMNYSHGETPSDVDNIEEEEKREIEKSELEREKEGKVSSRGTAKVVTNVSGNSGEGFNANFYSLKQTNHVNKKIKDEMQTIGVVTPHGENDPEKNHNTLPSMTEELSKAEFQPEGDSPFSMQFESHAGEQYPHDEDPTEREIFKNGGVQTGEENKIIGDGVEISNSNGGSLSWDLLRVSENDNGDIQKEQIGAEAQSGLEGSAGESLLAHQNAVSYYYPCGDGSQEGDRDFLIGGNQRNEHAQVSNMHTYSNGHESEDNRNNGIGKIVKEAKNERNSDNDNCLSCGSDASSSDSSDDDNYDHLKKIKFEDVLNRMKRIASNPVHVKEETEGYISNGRNTLNRTQSNEKKKMKEDIFGIDSNNCTEKFPNASNNEEENFQIFESEKEGDINIPLNKWVQYLENGTFIDICFFSYIKDIMKLYIKNINKNKGKNMLGFTTLEIIQLIKTLIKTKSKNILTEIIDEGFFDISIDIFFKYKWNNLLHISVCDLMQTIIFKENEYSYLLYYILALTTFLPKCLRYFDAVRRCRNIKNKKRKKKIESLIDCGYKAHLLHICQILSNKSLEIKWLSNFLVTVSGWNDIIIEELNHYSLYFNDVNYGDEKRAEEDDHGEIISNGLCTQPDNSMTHHHLNNVGGSSGANRERLIGDDASGNSNQCMNRNYHYDEEEDEDDQQESSNLGGHGDRANHTNGGSGNGTAIQNDEREPRTSNHDRNDNCFNNYSNVIDILFDEHKNDYIKYEDEYHEGNSNYSLSSNCTFGNHDAHAEDMNRLDDNYKKQGDYGLGNYKGGYEEQEGHHKDGHPEGDPFANTGNSYLFDRGDGNRNNDHDRDQNHLDLKNGSDPFGEN from the coding sequence GAGGGGCTGATCCAGGAGATAAAAGCAGAAAATTATGAGGTAGTAAATTTCCTatcgaaggaggaaaatctgagaaaaataataaagtaCATAACAGAGGAATCGGAAGATAAAGGTAATTACGACAAGGCATACAAGTTTCCCTACAAATGTCACCAAATAATAAATGCAGAGAATAAGCTGATCACAGATTCGCTTGTCTACAATGACAAGCTGATGAAGTTGTTCTGGAGTTTTGTTCTGAGGAAAAATCAACTAAATGAAGTTTTATCAGGTTACTTTAGCAGATGTGCTATAACGATTTACAATAAAAATACAACGGaagttgtaaattttttgaagaggaagaaggaacttTATTTAAAAGGATTCCTTTATCATTTCTACTCGAGAAATATTACTGAGCTTTTCAAGGTTCTACTATTTGTTAAAATGCCATACCTCTGTATATTCGACAACAAggacattattttttttattttaagcAATTTGAATGGAAATTTTTCTAACGAAACATTTATCATTTGTGATCGCGAGGATAATATCACTTGTCTCATTAGAGATATCTTTGTTAGAAAATCAGAAAtctattattttaattattttctaATAGATTTATCGTCTCAGTTATCTTTCTCCTACTTAATAAAGTGCGTTTTTTCTGAATGCCCCTATACCATTTCAGCTGCTATTACAATAATTTCAGATCTCCTACATTATACTGTGTTGGGCAAGTCTTACAACACCATCGATTTTTATGAATGCCTTGATTTGTACACGAAGGAACAGGACCAGAAGAACAAGCAACTTAAACAGATGGAGGAGTGCAAATATactaggaagaaaaaaaaaaaaaggaaatcaaaTAAAGTTATTGATGAAGAAGCCATTTATAATTCTTCCAAAGCTCATGCCAGTTGCGTTAACCAGGTACGAGAATCGGATGAAATACTCATGGGGGGTTCTTGCAATGTGTATGATCAGTATGGAATTAATGGTCCCTCTGTTGGCATGCCCGCCGGGTTTGCAACAACGCCCATGAATTATTCACACGGAGAGACGCCATCCGATGTAGATAACAtcgaggaggaggaaaagagagAAATTGAGAAGAGCGAGCTggaaagggagaaggaaggtaaggtgTCAAGCAGGGGTACAGCAAAGGTTGTTACAAATGTTAGCGGAAATTCAGGTGAAGGATTCAATGCAAACTTTTATTCACTTAAGCAGACAAACCATGTGAATAAGAAGATCAAGGATGAAATGCAGACAATTGGAGTAGTAACTCCGCATGGAGAAAACGACCCAGAGAAGAACCACAACACGTTACCTAGTATGACGGAGGAACTAAGCAAGGCGGAGTTCCAACCAGAGGGAGACTCTCCCTTCAGTATGCAGTTTGAATCACACGCAGGGGAACAGTACCCACATGATGAGGATCCCACTGAAAgggaaattttcaaaaatggggGCGTCCAAACAGGTGAGGAAAACAAGATCATTGGTGACGGAGTAGAGATTTCCAATAGCAATGGTGGAAGCCTTTCGTGGGATCTATTACGGGTAAGCGAAAATGACAATGGGGATAttcaaaaggaacaaattggTGCAGAGGCGCAAAGTGGTCTAGAAGGATCAGCCGGTGAATCGCTACTTGCGCATCAGAATGCAGTTTCCTATTACTATCCATGTGGGGATGGCAGCCAGGAGGGGGATAGAGACTTTCTAATTGGAGGTAACCAGAGGAACGAGCACGCGCAAGTGTcgaatatgcacacatatagcAATGGACACGAAAGTGAGGATAACAGGAATAACGGAATAGGAAAAATCGTGAAGGAGGCAAAGAACGAGCGCAACAGTGATAACGATAATTGCCTCTCCTGCGGGTCAGATGCGTCATCATCTGATTCATCGGATGACGACAATTACGACCatctgaaaaaaataaaatttgaaGATGTCCTAAATAGAATGAAGAGAATAGCTAGTAACCCAGTACACGTGAAGGAGGAAACTGAAGGATATATCAGCAATGGAAGAAACACACTCAATCGCACTCAAagtaatgaaaagaaaaaaatgaaagaagacatATTTGGAATTGATTCGAATAACTGTACAGAGAAATTTCCTAACGCAAGTAacaacgaagaagaaaatttccaaatttttgaaagcgaaaaagaaggagatatAAATATCCCCTTGAATAAATGGGTACAGTACCTTGAAAATGGCACCTTCATAGACATATGCTTTTTTAGCTATATAAAGGATATTATGAaattgtatataaaaaatataaataaaaataaaggaaaaaatatgctgGGTTTTACTACCTTGGAAATTATACAATTAATAAAGACTcttataaaaacaaaatcgaaaaatattttaacagAAATTATCGATGAAGGTTTTTTTGATATTTCcattgatattttttttaaatacaaaTGGAATAATTTGTTACACATTTCTGTGTGTGATTTAATGCAAACCATCATatttaaggaaaatgaatATTCTTACCTTCTCTACTACATTTTAGCATTAACTACCTTTTTGCCAAAATGCCTGCGCTACTTCGATGCTGTCAGACGGTGtagaaatattaaaaataaaaaaagaaaaaaaaaaattgaaagttTAATTGATTGTGGGTATAAAGCACATCTACTTCATATTTGCCAAATTTTGAGTAACAAATCTTTGGAAATAAAATGGCTTTCCAATTTCCTTGTGACCGTTTCGGGGTGGAATGACATCATCATAGAGGAACTAaatcactactccttatatTTCAACGATGTGAATTATGGAGATGAAAAACGGGCAGAGGAAGATGACCACGGGGAGATAATCTCCAATGGTCTGTGTACCCAACCGGACAACTCCATGACGCACCACCACCTGAACAACGTCGGGGGGAGTAGTGGGGCGAATAGGGAAAGGCTCATCGGCGATGACGCCAGTGGAAACTCCAATCAGTGCATGAATAGAAATTACCACtacgatgaggaggaagacgaggACGATCAGCAGGAAAGCTCCAACCTCGGTGGTCATGGCGACCGCGCAAACCATACCAATGGTGGGAGTGGAAATGGCACAGCTATACAGAATGACGAGCGAGAACCCAGAACAAGCAACCACGACCGAAACGACAACTGCTTTAACAACTACTCCAATGTTATCGATATCCTTTTCGatgaacataaaaatgatTACATAAAATACGAGGATGAGTACCACGAGGGTAACTCCAATTATAGTTTATCTTCCAACTGCACCTTTGGAAATCACGATGCGCATGCAGAGGATATGAACAGGTTGGATGACAACTACAAGAAACAGGGTGACTATGGCCTTGGGAACTACAAGGGCGGGTATGAAGAGCAGGAAGGGCACCATAAGGATGGTCATCCCGAAGGAGATCCCTTCGCCAACACCGGGAACAGCTACCTCTTCGATCGGGGGGATGGAAATCGAAACAACGATCACGATCGCGACCAGAACCACCTCGACTTGAAAAACGGCTCGGACCCCTTCGGAGAAAATTGA